One Enterococcus silesiacus genomic window carries:
- a CDS encoding DhaKLM operon coactivator DhaQ (similar to DhaK; in Lactococcus lactis this protein froms a stable complex with DhaS and activates transcription of the dha operon in the presence of dihydroxyacetone), translating to MKQLINSSGHMRQQLLAGLTYTYNDRLDWQVGTGIVTKKKIAENKVVLISGGGCGHEPAHVGYIGENMLDCAVMGAIFEPPAASEILQAIEKTYNGQGTLLIIKNFEKDLASFLEAEHLAKAKGLFVSHVIVDDDCSIESGTFEKRRRGVAGTVFVHKILGAAAAQGHSLNELHTLGEQLIPRIKTLGVAFSPASPIGIIPQQYQLAEDEMYFGIGIHGEPGYRIETMRSSERIAIELVNKLKQQYEKADLTQAAILINGLGSTPLLELGIFMNDVQQLLDIEDINVVYKRMGNFLTAYNTNGLSLTLLTIKEEKWLTYLNTPTDAFGWK from the coding sequence ATGAAACAATTGATCAATTCCAGTGGACACATGCGCCAGCAGTTACTAGCTGGACTGACTTATACATATAACGACAGACTTGATTGGCAAGTAGGTACTGGGATCGTCACTAAAAAAAAGATTGCTGAAAATAAAGTTGTCCTGATTAGTGGGGGCGGTTGTGGCCACGAACCGGCTCATGTCGGGTATATCGGGGAAAATATGCTGGATTGTGCAGTGATGGGCGCTATTTTTGAACCACCTGCCGCAAGCGAAATTCTTCAAGCTATCGAGAAAACATATAATGGTCAAGGAACGTTATTGATCATCAAAAATTTTGAAAAGGATTTGGCGAGTTTTTTAGAAGCCGAGCACTTGGCGAAAGCAAAGGGATTATTCGTCTCTCATGTGATCGTAGATGATGATTGTTCTATTGAAAGCGGCACCTTTGAAAAGAGACGACGAGGAGTTGCCGGAACGGTTTTTGTCCATAAAATTCTTGGAGCTGCAGCCGCGCAAGGGCATTCTTTAAATGAGCTGCATACATTAGGTGAACAGCTCATTCCTCGGATTAAGACATTAGGGGTTGCATTTTCTCCCGCTTCGCCGATTGGTATCATCCCTCAACAATATCAACTTGCAGAAGATGAAATGTACTTCGGAATCGGTATCCACGGAGAACCTGGCTACCGCATTGAAACGATGCGGTCCTCAGAACGCATCGCAATCGAGCTAGTCAATAAGCTCAAGCAACAATATGAAAAAGCAGACCTGACCCAAGCTGCCATCTTAATAAACGGCTTAGGCAGTACGCCATTACTTGAACTAGGAATTTTTATGAACGATGTACAACAATTACTAGATATAGAAGATATCAATGTGGTCTATAAACGAATGGGAAATTTTTTAACAGCTTACAATACAAACGGACTTTCTTTAACCTTATTAACAATCAAAGAAGAAAAATGGCTAACCTATCTAAATACACCGACAGACGCCTTTGGCTGGAAATAA
- a CDS encoding dihydroxyacetone kinase: MTGSLITKKKIAKVFKKLVSDSGFEKVTIAKIMQESNMRRQTFYDYFQDKYELADWIFQQEAIEKIEDNLAYEGWQVIVENLFVYFEENQLFYRKILLFEGQNSFQEYYTQHLEVLISQVLVIKDQSSGEMKKSDRLFLEEFYANAFVSLTTKWIIEGCKVDAHRFSEQMKFAFLIGFEEK, translated from the coding sequence ATGACAGGATCATTGATCACAAAAAAGAAAATTGCGAAGGTATTCAAAAAACTTGTTTCAGATAGTGGTTTTGAAAAAGTGACGATCGCAAAAATCATGCAGGAAAGCAATATGCGGCGTCAAACATTTTATGATTATTTTCAGGATAAATATGAATTGGCGGATTGGATTTTTCAACAAGAGGCGATTGAAAAAATTGAAGACAATCTGGCTTATGAAGGTTGGCAGGTCATCGTAGAAAATTTGTTTGTCTATTTTGAGGAGAATCAGTTGTTTTATCGAAAGATCTTGCTTTTTGAGGGACAAAATTCGTTTCAAGAGTATTATACACAGCATCTTGAAGTGTTGATCAGCCAAGTTCTTGTGATCAAGGATCAGTCATCGGGTGAGATGAAAAAATCAGATCGTTTGTTTTTAGAGGAATTTTACGCAAATGCGTTTGTCTCTCTAACAACTAAATGGATCATTGAAGGATGTAAGGTTGATGCTCACCGATTTTCTGAACAAATGAAATTTGCGTTTCTAATAGGCTTTGAGGAAAAATAA